A part of Myxococcus landrumus genomic DNA contains:
- a CDS encoding serine/threonine-protein kinase encodes MVEVEEHWPRDCGRFELLSRLGRGGMAEVFLARVKDGPREGEHVAIKRVRPERSHDDEAHEQLLHEAELARCLSHPHIVGFVEYGELPDGGYLALELVEGPDLGRVLAQCRRRRIELPIDISVLIVRQVLEALAHAHQATSPTGRPLGVVHCDVSPHNVLLSRTGEVKLADFGVARSRAGLALDARRLGKQHYRSPELLAGEVSVAVDLWATAVLLYELLSMESPFPSGPGDEVESAIRGGRVRPVRLHVPEVSDALALVLDRALAPNPAQRFSSAAQFARALASLADDRVATPLAVAAVVRGLMGTTA; translated from the coding sequence CGCCCGGGTGAAGGACGGCCCGAGGGAGGGCGAGCACGTGGCCATCAAGCGCGTGCGCCCCGAGCGCTCGCACGATGACGAGGCCCACGAGCAGCTCCTGCACGAAGCGGAGCTGGCCCGGTGCCTGAGCCACCCTCACATCGTCGGCTTCGTCGAGTATGGGGAGCTGCCCGACGGCGGGTACCTCGCGCTGGAGCTGGTGGAGGGGCCTGACCTGGGACGGGTGCTGGCGCAGTGCCGCCGGCGGCGCATCGAGCTGCCCATCGACATCTCCGTGCTCATCGTCCGCCAGGTGCTGGAGGCGCTCGCGCACGCGCACCAGGCCACCAGTCCCACCGGTCGCCCGCTGGGGGTCGTCCACTGCGATGTGTCCCCGCACAACGTGCTGCTGTCGCGCACGGGCGAGGTGAAGCTCGCGGACTTCGGCGTGGCGCGCTCGAGGGCGGGGCTTGCGCTGGATGCACGGCGGCTGGGCAAGCAGCACTACCGCTCTCCGGAGCTGCTCGCGGGCGAGGTCTCCGTCGCGGTGGACCTGTGGGCCACCGCGGTGCTGCTGTACGAGCTGCTGTCGATGGAGTCACCCTTCCCCTCGGGCCCCGGGGACGAGGTCGAATCCGCCATCCGGGGAGGCCGCGTGCGCCCCGTGCGGCTGCATGTCCCGGAGGTGTCGGACGCCCTCGCGTTGGTGCTGGACCGCGCGCTGGCCCCGAACCCGGCGCAGCGCTTCAGCTCCGCGGCGCAGTTCGCCCGGGCGCTCGCGTCGCTCGCGGATGACCGGGTGGCCACGCCCCTGGCGGTGGCCGCGGTGGTGCGCGGGTTGATGGGCACCACCGCGTAG